Proteins encoded by one window of Arabidopsis thaliana chromosome 2, partial sequence:
- a CDS encoding agamous-like MADS-box protein has product MCNYCEFSSNRYGCGSSEQDNVLREKVERLRFLIKRMTGKDDDAHFTELQALESRLKDVSRTVLDQKEKMIKLEEDERKKEAQNESDGTRRGVLVPCNSSEQRQRDDGALLLLKKARFERRYSESLQSEFERLWLVNERMNGRELEGMSSRDLLSLDNQILNALLGLLVQMNRPREEQVAARQREKNNKESTSRLAEQERYSSDNDKDDDTSSPFLKRRRRDLTKDARLLCDFCGLSSSRRYDELRPHKQEHEALSMESEVKRLRLLTRMTGKDLDGLSFEELQVLRNRLDDVLPIVEKHMDKMKLEEAAKVKT; this is encoded by the exons atgtgCAACTACTGCGAGTTCTCCAGCAACAG ATATGGATGTGGCTCCTCTGAACAAGACAATGTG CTGCGGGAAAAGGTGGAGAGATTACGGTTTTTGATCAA GAGAATGACTGGAAAAGACGACGATGCTCATTTCACCGAGCTGCAAGCACTTGAAAGTCGTCTTAAGGATGTTAGTCGCACTGTGTTGGACCAAAAG gagaagatgataaagctagaagaagacgaaagg AAGAAGGAAGCTCAGAATGAGAGTGATGGTACGAGGAGAGGGGTTTTGGTCCCATGCAACAG CTCTGAACAAAGACAACGAGATGATGGAGCGCTGCTG CTGTTAAAGAAGGCGAGATTCGAGAGAAGATACTCTGAATCATTGCAGAGCGAGTTTGAGAGATTGTGGCTTGTTAACGA GAGAATGAACGGTAGAGAGCTCGAGGGTATGTCATCTCGTGACCTGCTCTCACTTGACAATCAGATATTAAATGCTTTGTTGGGTTTGCTTGTCCAAATGAATAGACCAAGGGAGGAACAAGTTGCTGCAAGGCAGCGCGAGAAG AACAATAAGGAATCAACCTCAAGGTTAGCTGAACAAGAGAGGTATTCATCGGACAATGATAAAGATGATGACACTTCCTCGCCATTTCTGAAGAGGAGGCGCAGAGATTTGACCAAGGATGCGAGATTGCTCTGCGATTTCTGCGGATTATCCAGCAGCCGCAG ATACGACGAACTAAGGCCACACAAACAAGAACATGAAGCACTG TCTATGGAGAGCGAAGTCAAGAGATTACGGCTTTTGACCAG AATGACTGGTAAGGATCTCGACGGTTTGAGTTTCGAGGAGCTGCAAGTACTTAGAAACCGTCTAGATGATGTCTTGCCCATTGTGGAGAAGCATATG GACAAAATGAAGCTGGAAGAGGCTGCAAAGGTAAAGACTTAA
- a CDS encoding F-box family protein (F-box family protein; FUNCTIONS IN: molecular_function unknown; INVOLVED IN: biological_process unknown; LOCATED IN: cellular_component unknown; CONTAINS InterPro DOMAIN/s: F-box domain, cyclin-like (InterPro:IPR001810), F-box domain, Skp2-like (InterPro:IPR022364); BEST Arabidopsis thaliana protein match is: F-box family protein / jacalin lectin family protein (TAIR:AT3G59610.1); Has 802 Blast hits to 799 proteins in 37 species: Archae - 0; Bacteria - 0; Metazoa - 0; Fungi - 0; Plants - 802; Viruses - 0; Other Eukaryotes - 0 (source: NCBI BLink).) has translation MAELAFDLVIEILAKVPVKYLLRFRCVCKSWRSLFQDERFIRMHTTHAPSMFLLSACWPRYTPPRTCTYQGRRLKMIFQDPELKEPRNNKC, from the coding sequence ATGGCAGAACTTGCTTTTGACTTGGTCATTGAGATACTTGCAAAGGTTCCGGTTAAATACTTGCTACGGTTTAGATGTGTCTGCAAAAGCTGGCGTTCGTTGTTCCAAGATGAGAGATTCATCAGAATGCACACAACTCATGCCCCGAGCATGTTTCTACTGTCCGCTTGTTGGCCACGGTATACACCACCGCGCACTTGTACTTACCAAGGTCGCAGGCTAAAGATGATATTCCAAGATCCTGAATTGAAAGAGCCACGGAACAACAAGTGCTAA
- a CDS encoding Embryo-specific protein 3, (ATS3) (Embryo-specific protein 3, (ATS3); FUNCTIONS IN: molecular_function unknown; INVOLVED IN: biological_process unknown; LOCATED IN: endomembrane system; CONTAINS InterPro DOMAIN/s: Lipase/lipooxygenase, PLAT/LH2 (InterPro:IPR008976), Embryo-specific 3 (InterPro:IPR010417); BEST Arabidopsis thaliana protein match is: Embryo-specific protein 3, (ATS3) (TAIR:AT5G62200.1); Has 30201 Blast hits to 17322 proteins in 780 species: Archae - 12; Bacteria - 1396; Metazoa - 17338; Fungi - 3422; Plants - 5037; Viruses - 0; Other Eukaryotes - 2996 (source: NCBI BLink).): MLRLAIPLFLFALCSFTLFSSARSFITTKPLPIDSFIPKPKLENAAACSYTVIIKTSCSSVSYTRDKISISFGDVYGNEVYVKRLDDPSSRTFEKCSSDTYKISGPCMRDVCYLYLLRQGSDGWKPENVKIYGSSIRSVTFYYNLFLPNSVWYGFNVCNGIGNTKSSQPISTTSSVAAM, encoded by the exons atgctCAGATTAGCGAttcctttgtttctttttgcattATGCTCTTTCACATTATTTTCTTCTGCAAGATCCTTCATCACCACAAAACCTCTTCCGATTGATTCATTTATTCCTAAACCAAAGCTAGAG AATGCGGCTGCGTGTTCTTACACGGTGATCATTAAGACAAGCTGTTCCTCTGTGTCTTACACTAGAGATAAGATCAGTATATCGTTTGGTGATGTCTACGGCAACGAG gTGTATGTGAAGAGACTAGACGATCCATCGTCGAGGACGTTCGAAAAGTGTTCATCAGACACATACAAGATATCGGGACCGTGTATGCGCGACGTTTGTTATCTCTACCTCCTCAGGCAAGGATCCGACGGCTGGAAACCAGAGAATGTTAAGATCTACGGCTCATCCATCAGATCAGTCACTTTCTACTACAACCTTTTCTTGCCTAACTCTGTTTGGTACGGCTTTAATGTCTGCAATGGCATTGGCAATACCAAGTCTTCTCAACCCATTAGTACTACCTCTTCCGTTGCAGCTATGTAA
- a CDS encoding peroxidase superfamily protein (Peroxidase superfamily protein; FUNCTIONS IN: peroxidase activity, heme binding; INVOLVED IN: oxidation reduction, response to oxidative stress; EXPRESSED IN: root, leaf; EXPRESSED DURING: LP.04 four leaves visible; CONTAINS InterPro DOMAIN/s: Haem peroxidase (InterPro:IPR010255), Plant peroxidase (InterPro:IPR000823), Peroxidases heam-ligand binding site (InterPro:IPR019793), Peroxidase, active site (InterPro:IPR019794), Haem peroxidase, plant/fungal/bacterial (InterPro:IPR002016); BEST Arabidopsis thaliana protein match is: Peroxidase superfamily protein (TAIR:AT5G64120.1); Has 4041 Blast hits to 4016 proteins in 197 species: Archae - 0; Bacteria - 4; Metazoa - 16; Fungi - 31; Plants - 3957; Viruses - 0; Other Eukaryotes - 33 (source: NCBI BLink).): MGVYLGKYCYIMIIMLVLVLGKEVRSQLLKNGYYSTSCPKAESIVRSTVESHFDSDPTISPGLLRLHFHDCFVQGCDGSVLIKGKSAEQAALPNLGLRGLEVIDDAKARLEAVCPGVVSCADILALAARDSVDLSDGPSWRVPTGRKDGRISLATEASNLPSPLDSVAVQKQKFQDKGLDTHDLVTLLGAHTIGQTDCLFFRYRLYNFTVTGNSDPTISPSFLTQLKTLCPPNGDGSKRVALDIGSPSKFDESFFKNLRDGNAILESDQRLWSDAETNAVVKKYASRLRGLLGFRFDYEFGKAMIKMSSIDVKTDVDGEVRKVCSKVN, encoded by the exons ATGGGAGTGTACTTAGGTAAGTATTGTTATATAATGATAATAATGTTAGTGTTGGTGTTGGGAAAAGAAGTGAGAAGCCAGTTGTTAAAAAATGGTTATTATTCAACTTCATGTCCAAAAGCTGAGTCGATAGTTAGATCCACTGTTGAATCTCACTTTGATTCTGATCCCACAATTTCCCCTGGCTTGCTTAGGCTTCATTTCCATGACTGTTTTGTTCag GGTTGTGATGGTTCGGTTTTAATCAAAGGGAAATCTGCGGAGCAAGCTGCTCTACCAAATCTTGGTCTAAGAGGTTTAGAAGTGATCGATGATGCTAAAGCCCGGCTTGAGGCGGTGTGTCCAGGAGTTGTGTCATGTGCAGATATACTTGCACTTGCTGCTCGTGACTCTGTTGACTTG AGTGATGGGCCAAGCTGGCGAGTACCAACGGGTCGTAAAGACGGGAGAATCTCGTTGGCAACTGAAGCATCGAATCTACCTTCTCCACTTGACTCTGTTGCTGTTCAAAAGCAAAAGTTTCAAGATAAAGGATTGGATACTCATGATCTAGTTACTCTACTAG GTGCACATACAATTGGACAAACCGACTGTCTCTTCTTCCGTTACCGTTTATACAACTTCACGGTGACCGGAAACTCCGATCCAACCATAAGCCCATCGTTTCTTACACAGCTCAAGACTCTTTGTCCTCCCAATGGAGACGGTTCGAAACGTGTTGCTCTTGACATTGGTAGCCCCTCAAAATTCGATGAAAGTTTCTTCAAGAACTTACGCGACGGAAACGCTATTCTAGAGTCGGACCAACGGCTTTGGTCGGACGCCGAGACAAATGCCGTGGTGAAGAAGTATGCGAGTCGTCTTAGAGGtttgttagggtttaggtttgaTTATGAGTTTGGTAAAGCTATGATTAAGATGAGTTCCATTGATGTAAAGACTGACGTTGATGGCGAGGTTAGGAAAGTTTGTTCCAAGGTGAACTAG